Proteins encoded within one genomic window of Pararhizobium capsulatum DSM 1112:
- a CDS encoding MarR family winged helix-turn-helix transcriptional regulator has translation MSKHIVIPFEATLHVRDTCLCLHVQRAARALGRKFDEALRFLDLTNGQFSLLMSLNRPEPPPMAPVAHLLAMDRTTLTAALKPLEKRGLVTIIVDREDRRQRRMKLTPAGHALLSQAMPIWTKTHAEVDAALGDGIPGRLRTDLMALA, from the coding sequence ATGTCAAAGCATATCGTGATTCCTTTCGAGGCGACCCTTCATGTTCGCGACACATGCCTGTGTCTCCATGTGCAGCGCGCCGCACGGGCCCTCGGACGCAAGTTCGATGAAGCGTTGCGGTTCCTTGATCTCACCAACGGACAATTTTCCCTGTTGATGTCGCTCAACAGACCCGAGCCGCCGCCGATGGCGCCCGTGGCCCATTTGCTGGCCATGGACCGCACGACGTTGACGGCGGCATTGAAGCCGCTGGAGAAGCGCGGCCTGGTAACGATCATTGTGGATCGCGAAGATCGCCGCCAGCGCCGCATGAAGCTGACGCCGGCAGGTCATGCGCTGTTGTCGCAGGCAATGCCGATCTGGACGAAGACTCATGCCGAGGTCGATGCGGCCCTGGGCGACGGCATTCCAGGCAGGCTCCGCACCGATCTCATGGCCCTGGCCTGA
- a CDS encoding VOC family protein, protein MRMIFVNLPIKDVARSKAFFSGLGFSFNPEYSDESTLCMVVEQNIFVMLMHEDRFKGFLAGEVSDTAKGTEVLTCLSVSSRKEVDDTLARALELGGKSWLPVMDYGFMYGCSFQDPDGHVWELSYMEPQAPSA, encoded by the coding sequence ATGCGGATGATTTTTGTGAACCTTCCGATCAAGGATGTGGCGCGATCGAAAGCGTTCTTCAGCGGGCTGGGTTTCAGCTTCAACCCCGAATATTCCGATGAATCGACGCTCTGTATGGTCGTCGAGCAGAACATCTTCGTCATGCTGATGCATGAAGACCGCTTCAAGGGTTTCCTGGCGGGGGAGGTGAGCGACACCGCTAAGGGGACGGAAGTGCTGACCTGCCTCTCGGTTTCAAGCCGCAAGGAGGTGGATGACACGCTCGCCAGGGCGCTCGAACTCGGCGGCAAGTCATGGCTGCCGGTGATGGATTATGGCTTCATGTACGGGTGCAGCTTCCAGGATCCCGACGGCCATGTCTGGGAGCTCTCCTATATGGAGCCTCAGGCGCCGTCCGCCTGA
- a CDS encoding transglutaminase family protein: protein MAIKAAIYHLTHYQYDKPVRLGPQIIRLKPAAHSKTKVISHSLRVSPANHFVTLQQDPYGNYLARYVFPDPVTELKVEVDLVADMTVYNPFDFFIEEEAETWPFEYAEEIRDDLKIYMKAEPAGPALQAYLDQIDRTPERTVDFIVGLNARLQQAVNYVIRMEPGVQTPEQTLTLALGSCRDSSWLLVQILRHLGLAARFVSGYLMQLAPDLKALDGPSGTEVDFTDLHAWCEVYIPGAGWIGLDPTSGLLTGESHIPLAATPHFRNAAPISGGLYGDANTTFAFDMKVSRVAEHPRITKPFSDESWEALNAVGDYVDRVLHGADVRLTMGGEPTFVSIDDFESGEWNTDAVGPTKREKADELIRRLRERFAPGGFLHYGQGKWYPGESLPRWTFSLYWRKDGKPIWHNPDLIAAEGKDTQVTAKEAEALIAGIAAELDIEQDMVIPAFEDPAEWIIKEGSLPENVDPSNSKLESPEERARIAKVFERGLTTPTGYILPVQAWNAKADGQKWISEKWRTRRGKIFLIPGDSPIGFRMPLGTLPYVPPSQYPYIHEADPSIERDDLPDYGAPARALAEASRKAAAEARQKRVEQVLEAANADIRGAVRTAMSVEPRDGRLCVFMPPVERIEDYLDLIAAAEKAAADLGLPIHIEGYSPPQDERINVMRVAPDPGVIEVNIHPASNWKDCVEITTAIYEEARLTRLGADKFMIDGRHTGTGGGNHVVVGGNNPNNSPFLRRPDLLKSLILHWQRHPSLSYLFSGMFIGPTSQAPRIDEARHDTLYEMEIAMAQVPLPGMAQAPLPWMVDRLFRNLLTDVTGNTHRSEICIDKLFSPDGPTGRLGLVEFRGFEMPPNARMSLAQQLLVRALIARFWQNPADGGLVRWGTTLHDRFMLPHYVWQDFLDVLADLRSNGFDIRSEWFEAQLEFRFPFCGEVEYEGAKLELRQALEPWHVMGEQGAVGGTVRYVDSSVERLQVKLETANPERYTVACNGRPMPLRATGASATAVAGVRYKAWQPASGLHPVLPVNTPLTFDIYDTWSRRSIGGCIYHVAHPGGRSYDTFPVNGNEAEARRLARFEPWGHTPGGYPLTPETISKEFPLTLDLRRPAGL, encoded by the coding sequence ATGGCGATCAAGGCTGCGATCTATCATCTCACCCACTATCAGTATGACAAGCCGGTCCGTCTCGGGCCACAAATCATCCGGCTCAAACCGGCCGCCCATTCCAAGACGAAGGTTATCAGCCATTCGCTGCGTGTTTCCCCCGCCAATCATTTTGTGACGCTGCAGCAGGACCCGTACGGTAACTACCTCGCCCGCTATGTCTTTCCCGATCCGGTGACGGAACTGAAGGTCGAGGTCGATCTCGTCGCCGACATGACGGTGTATAACCCCTTCGATTTCTTCATCGAGGAAGAAGCCGAAACCTGGCCCTTTGAATATGCGGAAGAAATTCGCGACGACCTGAAGATCTACATGAAGGCTGAGCCGGCCGGGCCGGCGCTGCAGGCCTATCTCGACCAGATCGACCGCACGCCCGAGCGCACGGTGGATTTCATTGTTGGCCTGAACGCGCGGCTGCAGCAGGCGGTCAACTACGTGATCCGCATGGAGCCGGGCGTCCAGACACCGGAACAGACGTTGACACTGGCGCTCGGTTCCTGCCGCGATTCCAGCTGGCTTCTCGTCCAGATTCTGCGTCATCTGGGTCTCGCCGCCCGTTTCGTCTCCGGCTACCTCATGCAGCTTGCACCCGATCTCAAGGCGCTCGACGGCCCCTCCGGCACCGAAGTCGATTTCACCGATCTGCATGCCTGGTGCGAGGTCTATATTCCGGGCGCCGGCTGGATCGGGCTTGATCCGACCTCTGGCCTGCTCACCGGCGAAAGCCACATCCCGCTTGCCGCCACGCCGCATTTCCGCAACGCCGCCCCGATCTCTGGCGGCCTCTATGGCGATGCAAACACGACTTTCGCCTTCGACATGAAGGTTTCGCGCGTCGCCGAGCACCCGCGCATCACCAAGCCGTTCTCGGACGAAAGCTGGGAGGCGTTGAATGCGGTTGGCGATTATGTCGATCGGGTTCTGCACGGCGCCGATGTGCGCCTCACCATGGGTGGGGAGCCGACATTTGTCTCCATCGATGATTTCGAATCGGGGGAATGGAACACCGACGCTGTCGGGCCAACAAAACGCGAAAAGGCCGATGAACTGATCCGGCGCCTGCGCGAGCGTTTCGCGCCCGGCGGCTTTCTCCACTATGGTCAGGGCAAATGGTATCCCGGCGAAAGCCTGCCGCGCTGGACCTTTTCGCTTTACTGGCGCAAGGACGGCAAGCCGATCTGGCACAATCCCGACCTGATCGCCGCCGAAGGCAAGGACACCCAGGTGACCGCCAAGGAGGCGGAGGCCCTGATTGCCGGTATCGCCGCGGAACTCGATATCGAACAGGATATGGTCATCCCCGCCTTCGAGGATCCGGCCGAGTGGATCATCAAGGAAGGCAGCCTTCCCGAAAATGTCGATCCGTCCAATTCCAAACTGGAAAGCCCGGAAGAACGCGCCCGTATCGCCAAGGTGTTCGAGCGCGGGCTGACGACCCCGACCGGCTATATTCTGCCGGTACAGGCATGGAATGCGAAGGCCGATGGCCAGAAATGGATTTCCGAGAAATGGCGCACCCGGCGCGGAAAGATATTCCTGATCCCCGGCGATAGCCCGATCGGCTTCCGCATGCCGCTCGGCACCCTGCCCTACGTGCCGCCATCGCAATATCCGTATATTCATGAGGCCGATCCATCGATCGAGCGCGACGACCTACCCGACTATGGCGCACCGGCGCGTGCGCTGGCGGAAGCATCAAGAAAGGCCGCTGCGGAAGCGCGCCAGAAACGCGTCGAGCAGGTGCTTGAGGCAGCGAATGCCGACATTCGTGGCGCAGTGCGCACCGCCATGAGCGTGGAACCGCGCGATGGCCGGCTCTGTGTGTTCATGCCGCCGGTCGAGCGGATCGAGGATTATCTCGACCTGATCGCCGCCGCCGAAAAGGCTGCGGCCGATCTCGGCCTGCCGATCCATATTGAAGGTTATTCGCCGCCACAGGACGAACGCATCAACGTCATGCGCGTCGCCCCCGATCCCGGCGTCATCGAGGTCAACATCCACCCCGCCTCCAACTGGAAGGACTGCGTCGAGATCACCACGGCCATCTACGAGGAAGCGAGGCTCACGCGCCTGGGCGCCGACAAGTTCATGATCGATGGCCGCCACACCGGCACCGGCGGCGGCAACCATGTCGTCGTTGGCGGCAACAATCCCAACAACAGTCCGTTCTTGCGCCGCCCGGACCTGCTGAAAAGCCTGATTTTGCACTGGCAGCGCCACCCGTCCCTGTCGTACCTTTTCTCCGGCATGTTCATCGGCCCGACCAGCCAGGCGCCCCGCATCGACGAAGCGCGCCACGACACGCTCTACGAGATGGAAATCGCGATGGCGCAGGTTCCACTGCCCGGCATGGCGCAGGCGCCCCTGCCGTGGATGGTGGACCGCCTGTTCCGAAATCTGTTGACCGACGTTACCGGCAACACCCACCGCTCGGAAATCTGCATCGACAAGCTGTTTTCGCCGGACGGCCCGACCGGCCGCCTCGGGCTCGTGGAATTCCGTGGCTTCGAGATGCCGCCGAATGCCCGCATGAGCCTTGCCCAGCAATTGCTGGTGCGTGCCCTCATTGCCCGCTTCTGGCAGAACCCGGCCGATGGCGGCCTCGTTCGTTGGGGCACGACCCTGCACGACCGCTTCATGCTGCCGCATTATGTCTGGCAGGATTTCCTCGACGTGCTTGCTGACCTGAGGAGCAATGGCTTCGACATCAGGTCCGAGTGGTTCGAGGCGCAGCTTGAGTTCCGTTTCCCCTTCTGCGGCGAGGTCGAATACGAAGGCGCCAAGCTGGAACTACGACAGGCGCTCGAGCCCTGGCACGTCATGGGTGAACAGGGCGCTGTCGGCGGCACGGTACGCTATGTCGACAGTTCGGTCGAACGCCTGCAGGTCAAACTCGAAACCGCCAATCCCGAACGCTATACGGTCGCTTGCAACGGCCGGCCAATGCCGCTCAGAGCAACCGGCGCATCGGCCACGGCGGTTGCTGGCGTACGCTACAAGGCCTGGCAGCCGGCGTCCGGTTTGCATCCCGTTCTACCTGTTAACACACCGCTTACATTCGATATTTATGATACATGGTCGAGGCGTTCGATCGGCGGCTGCATCTATCATGTTGCCCATCCGGGCGGACGCAGTTACGACACGTTCCCGGTCAACGGCAACGAGGCGGAGGCCCGCAGACTGGCGCGTTTCGAGCCCTGGGGGCACACCCCCGGTGGTTATCCCCTCACCCCGGAGACCATATCGAAGGAGTTTCCCCTGACGCTCGATCTCAGGCGTCCGGCAGGGTTATAG
- a CDS encoding transglutaminase family protein, protein MLYDINLTITYTYEVPASGGRHVVRVLPLSLPNRQRLVAGTVSFKPAPEERSDSVDFFANPATSIVFRSAHDKLVIRMQARVQLDIQPLTADFSPPLSDFPAEIANIWSTAPDSPHHFLGQSPLLPEDPLIAAYTLSIVKPGMTIRQIATAICERIHRDFTYDPKATTVETPPREAFKLKRGVCQDFTHVMITALRSLGIPAGYVSGFLRTIPPPGKERLEGADAMHAWVRFWCGRAEGWMELDPTNNIFAGADHIVVGHGRDYSDVAPVIGVLKSYGSHETEQAVDVLPLG, encoded by the coding sequence ATGCTCTACGACATCAACCTCACGATCACGTACACCTACGAGGTTCCAGCTTCCGGCGGCCGCCACGTCGTCCGCGTTCTCCCCCTTTCGTTGCCCAATCGTCAGCGGCTCGTGGCGGGAACCGTGAGCTTCAAACCGGCTCCTGAGGAACGCAGCGACAGCGTCGATTTCTTTGCCAATCCGGCAACCTCGATCGTCTTTCGATCCGCCCACGACAAGCTGGTGATCCGCATGCAGGCACGCGTGCAGCTTGACATCCAGCCACTTACCGCCGATTTTTCACCACCGCTTTCGGATTTTCCCGCCGAGATCGCCAATATCTGGTCGACCGCACCGGACTCCCCCCACCACTTTCTCGGTCAAAGCCCCCTGCTTCCCGAGGATCCCTTGATCGCCGCATATACGCTTTCCATCGTCAAACCCGGCATGACCATCCGCCAGATTGCCACCGCAATCTGCGAGCGCATCCATCGCGATTTCACCTATGACCCGAAGGCGACGACGGTCGAGACCCCGCCTCGCGAGGCCTTCAAGCTGAAGCGCGGCGTGTGCCAGGACTTTACCCACGTGATGATCACGGCGCTGCGAAGCCTCGGCATTCCCGCCGGTTACGTCAGCGGTTTCCTGCGCACCATCCCGCCGCCCGGCAAGGAGCGGCTTGAAGGGGCGGATGCGATGCACGCATGGGTCCGTTTCTGGTGCGGGCGCGCGGAAGGGTGGATGGAACTCGACCCGACCAATAATATTTTTGCAGGCGCGGACCATATCGTCGTCGGCCACGGACGTGACTATAGCGACGTCGCACCGGTCATCGGTGTGCTGAAAAGCTACGGATCCCATGAGACGGAGCAGGCCGTCGACGTGCTGCCGCTCGGCTGA
- a CDS encoding DUF899 domain-containing protein yields MLSNPVVSREEWLEARRSLLAKEKEETRLRDKIRAERQAMPWVKVDKTYTFDTPTGKKTLTDLFDGRSQLMIYHFMFGPDWEAGCPGCSFLADHLGGTLPHLNNHDVTMAVVSRASLEKIEAYKNRMGWHFPWVSSYGNDFNFDYHVSFTKEELDCGKVFYNFNEVPSEEAHDELPGMSAFYKDENGTIYHTYSDYSRGGEEILATLMILDRAPKGRNETSTLSFVKRHDEYEVPAQAQSCCA; encoded by the coding sequence ATGTTGAGCAATCCAGTTGTATCGCGGGAGGAGTGGCTTGAAGCGCGCCGCAGTCTACTCGCCAAGGAGAAGGAAGAAACCCGGCTGCGCGACAAGATCCGCGCCGAACGCCAGGCCATGCCATGGGTGAAGGTGGACAAGACCTACACATTCGATACGCCGACGGGCAAGAAGACACTGACGGATCTCTTCGACGGGCGTAGCCAATTGATGATCTATCACTTTATGTTCGGGCCTGACTGGGAGGCCGGATGCCCCGGCTGTTCGTTCCTTGCCGACCATCTCGGCGGTACGCTGCCCCATCTCAACAACCACGACGTAACGATGGCCGTTGTATCGCGTGCGTCCCTCGAAAAGATCGAAGCCTACAAGAACCGCATGGGTTGGCATTTCCCCTGGGTTTCGTCCTATGGCAACGACTTCAACTTCGACTACCACGTCTCCTTCACCAAAGAGGAACTCGATTGCGGCAAGGTGTTCTACAATTTCAACGAAGTCCCAAGTGAAGAGGCCCATGACGAACTGCCCGGCATGAGCGCTTTCTACAAGGACGAGAACGGCACGATCTATCATACCTATTCCGACTACAGCCGAGGCGGCGAGGAAATCCTCGCGACGTTGATGATTCTCGATCGCGCACCCAAGGGCCGCAATGAAACATCTACCCTGAGCTTCGTGAAGCGGCATGATGAATATGAAGTGCCGGCCCAGGCGCAGTCCTGCTGCGCCTGA
- a CDS encoding VOC family protein, translating into MQDAHGTFVWYELMTTDTGAAKAFYTEVTGWSAKDSGMPGVDYTLFCAPSGEQVAGLMTMPESASKTNIPPAWLGYIAVHDVDGSAAEVTSNGGTVHRAPDDIPGVGRFAVVSDPHGAVFALFRGLEGDTPPTAPMGTPGFIGWNELMAGDLETDFTFYSALFGWNKGEGMDMGSMGVYQIFGKGEAMFGGMMTKPATVPAPPFWTFYIGVDAIDAAIERLTKAGGKVINGPMEVPGGAWIVQAMDPQGAGFALLAPKR; encoded by the coding sequence ATGCAGGACGCCCATGGAACGTTCGTCTGGTACGAACTGATGACGACTGACACTGGAGCTGCGAAGGCTTTCTACACTGAAGTAACCGGCTGGAGCGCAAAAGATTCCGGAATGCCGGGGGTCGATTACACGCTGTTTTGCGCACCGAGCGGCGAACAGGTTGCAGGCCTCATGACGATGCCCGAAAGTGCATCGAAAACCAACATTCCGCCAGCCTGGCTTGGTTATATCGCCGTCCATGACGTCGATGGCTCCGCCGCCGAAGTCACCTCCAATGGCGGTACGGTACACCGTGCGCCGGATGATATTCCGGGTGTTGGTCGCTTTGCAGTGGTCAGTGATCCGCACGGCGCAGTGTTTGCGCTTTTCCGCGGCCTTGAGGGCGACACGCCGCCCACCGCCCCCATGGGTACACCAGGCTTCATCGGTTGGAACGAGCTGATGGCAGGCGACCTCGAAACTGACTTCACCTTCTATTCAGCCCTGTTCGGGTGGAACAAGGGTGAAGGGATGGATATGGGGTCGATGGGGGTCTATCAGATTTTCGGCAAGGGCGAGGCGATGTTTGGCGGTATGATGACCAAGCCCGCGACCGTACCTGCACCGCCTTTCTGGACATTCTACATCGGCGTCGATGCGATAGACGCGGCAATCGAGCGACTGACGAAGGCTGGCGGCAAAGTTATCAACGGTCCGATGGAAGTTCCAGGCGGCGCCTGGATCGTCCAGGCCATGGATCCGCAAGGAGCAGGCTTCGCTCTGCTGGCGCCAAAACGCTAG
- a CDS encoding vWA domain-containing protein: MLKQPKIRISGARLLSDRKGNFGIMAAIALPVILATGGVAIDATNLIMAKNHLQDATDSAALAASSALVNQNISIADAKLLAANYLKAQMYNWNSSGTTDKEAKELAQEFASNTAVDIKEVAGLGNNKNFYVDVSTKFDVALNPLTQIIGQKTASVSSRSKSEASTEAKNALSMYLVLDQSGSMGENTATVNPDAPTKQESYTCGKKTCVRTVDNYLTKIAALKLATANLLTQLKNADTTSSLVRTGAVSYSSKMMTPTALAWGVTGVQTYVNALPASGSTDSSAAFAKAYTDVSASTENTAHKNKNGQVPTKYIVFMTDGDNNYYNNKSTSTSGDQSDTATRKSCDDARKAGIQVYTIAFMAPTRGQTLLKYCATSTDHYFAAENANELSDAFKYIGEKASNMMVRLTQ, translated from the coding sequence ATGTTGAAGCAACCAAAAATCAGGATTTCCGGCGCGCGACTGTTGAGCGACCGAAAGGGCAATTTTGGTATTATGGCTGCGATTGCGCTGCCGGTTATCCTTGCAACAGGTGGCGTCGCCATCGACGCGACCAACCTCATCATGGCCAAGAACCACCTGCAGGACGCGACGGACTCTGCGGCTCTGGCCGCCTCGTCCGCGCTCGTCAACCAGAACATCTCGATTGCAGACGCCAAGCTGCTGGCCGCCAACTACCTGAAGGCCCAGATGTATAACTGGAATTCTTCCGGAACAACGGACAAAGAGGCAAAAGAACTAGCCCAGGAGTTTGCGTCAAATACGGCGGTTGACATCAAGGAAGTTGCCGGGCTCGGCAACAACAAGAATTTCTATGTCGACGTCTCGACCAAATTCGATGTCGCGCTCAATCCGCTCACGCAGATCATCGGCCAGAAAACGGCATCCGTCAGTTCGCGCAGCAAATCCGAGGCTTCGACCGAAGCCAAAAACGCGCTTTCGATGTATCTGGTGCTCGATCAGTCCGGGTCGATGGGAGAAAATACCGCGACGGTCAACCCGGACGCCCCGACCAAGCAGGAAAGTTATACCTGCGGCAAGAAGACTTGCGTTCGCACCGTGGATAATTACCTGACAAAGATTGCAGCGCTGAAGCTTGCGACTGCAAATCTGCTGACGCAGCTCAAGAACGCAGACACCACATCATCACTGGTTCGCACCGGTGCCGTGTCCTACAGCTCGAAGATGATGACGCCCACCGCGCTTGCCTGGGGTGTGACCGGCGTCCAGACCTATGTCAATGCGCTGCCGGCCAGCGGCAGCACGGATTCGAGCGCTGCTTTCGCCAAGGCCTATACGGATGTCTCAGCCTCTACTGAGAACACTGCACACAAGAACAAGAACGGCCAGGTCCCGACCAAATACATCGTCTTCATGACAGACGGCGACAACAATTACTACAACAACAAATCCACCAGCACCTCGGGTGACCAGTCGGATACTGCGACCCGGAAATCCTGCGACGATGCCCGCAAGGCCGGCATTCAGGTCTATACGATCGCGTTCATGGCGCCCACCCGCGGCCAGACACTGCTGAAGTATTGCGCAACGTCGACGGACCATTATTTCGCTGCGGAAAATGCCAACGAGCTGTCCGATGCATTTAAATACATCGGTGAAAAGGCGTCCAACATGATGGTCCGCCTGACCCAGTAA
- a CDS encoding circularly permuted type 2 ATP-grasp protein has protein sequence MANKQTIEAATQKNRITDDPVFGYRALPGIADEMVDINGNVRPVWQQLLANIGRMDETELSNRFARADRYLRDAGVFYRAYGSKENSERSWPLSHVPVMIDEREWSALSKGLVQRADLLERLASDLYGPNRLVAEGIVPPALVAGNPEFLRPMVGVKPADGHFLHFCSFEIGRGPDGNWWVLSDRTEAPSGAGFALENRVATTRAFSDLYAETHVHRLAGFFGAFRDMLQSRKRHPDDRIAVLSPGLANETYFEHAYIARYLGFMLLEGEDLTVLDDRVMVRTVAGLKPVGVLWRRLDAAFADPLELNQGSHIGTPGLVEALRAGSVTIVNALGSGILETRAFLAFMPVICRQLLGEDLLLPSIATWWCGQQPERDHVAGNIEKMVIGPAYSTRPFFDDNAQSVLGSSLRDTAKLSVADWLKTDGAKLVGQEAVTLSTTPAWINGRLTPRPMSLRVYVARTRDGWQVMPGGFARIGSGADAAAIAMQAGGSAADVWIVSDKPVERTTLLPPEENFIRTMPGSLPSRAADNLFWLGRYIERAEGALRILRAWNGRFAETADSGMPLLKDISTYLAALDIDTKQAVPDSLVANINSALFSASNIRDRFSADGWLALNDLAKTARKFQATVEVGDDATHAMTVLLRKLAGFAGLVHENMYRFTGWRFLSIGRYLERGLHMTRLLGHMSGEDAPDGAYDMLLEIGDSVMTHRRRYNVNTASLTVTDLLALDPLNPRSVLYQLNEIKTEVEQLPNAYGNGQMSSFYREAMRLHAGLAVMTADGMNGTVYKKLEQELERFSDILARTYLG, from the coding sequence ATGGCAAACAAGCAGACCATCGAAGCGGCGACACAGAAAAACCGGATCACAGATGATCCGGTTTTCGGCTATAGGGCCCTGCCCGGCATCGCCGATGAAATGGTCGATATCAACGGCAATGTGCGGCCGGTCTGGCAACAGTTGCTCGCCAATATCGGGCGCATGGACGAGACGGAGCTTTCCAACCGTTTCGCCCGCGCCGATCGCTATCTGCGCGATGCAGGGGTTTTTTACCGCGCCTATGGCAGCAAGGAAAACTCCGAGCGTAGCTGGCCCCTGTCGCATGTGCCCGTCATGATCGATGAACGGGAGTGGTCGGCTCTCAGCAAAGGACTGGTGCAGCGCGCCGACCTTCTGGAGCGATTGGCCTCCGATCTCTACGGCCCCAATCGGCTGGTGGCCGAGGGTATTGTTCCTCCCGCACTTGTCGCGGGAAATCCTGAGTTCCTGCGCCCGATGGTGGGGGTAAAACCCGCCGACGGTCATTTCCTGCACTTCTGCTCCTTCGAGATCGGCCGCGGCCCTGACGGCAACTGGTGGGTTCTCTCTGATCGCACCGAAGCCCCTTCCGGCGCCGGCTTCGCGCTTGAAAACCGGGTGGCAACCACACGCGCCTTTTCCGATCTTTATGCCGAAACCCATGTGCATCGTCTCGCCGGCTTTTTCGGCGCTTTCCGCGACATGCTGCAATCGCGCAAGCGCCATCCGGACGACCGGATCGCCGTGCTTTCGCCGGGCCTTGCCAACGAAACCTATTTCGAACACGCCTATATCGCCCGTTATCTCGGCTTCATGCTGCTTGAGGGTGAGGATCTCACGGTGCTCGACGATCGCGTCATGGTTCGCACCGTTGCGGGGTTGAAGCCCGTCGGCGTTCTCTGGCGCCGGCTGGATGCCGCCTTCGCCGACCCGCTGGAACTCAACCAGGGATCCCACATCGGTACGCCCGGTCTTGTAGAAGCGCTGCGGGCCGGCTCCGTCACGATCGTCAACGCATTGGGTTCGGGTATCCTCGAAACGAGGGCTTTTCTGGCATTCATGCCCGTGATCTGCCGGCAGTTGCTGGGTGAGGATCTGCTCCTCCCAAGCATTGCGACATGGTGGTGCGGCCAACAGCCGGAACGTGATCACGTTGCGGGCAACATCGAAAAGATGGTGATTGGCCCTGCCTATTCGACGCGGCCTTTCTTCGACGACAACGCCCAATCCGTTCTCGGCTCGTCGCTGCGCGATACCGCCAAGCTTTCAGTCGCTGACTGGTTGAAGACCGATGGTGCCAAGCTTGTCGGCCAGGAAGCCGTTACACTCTCCACAACACCCGCCTGGATCAACGGACGGCTAACCCCGCGACCGATGAGCTTGCGCGTCTACGTCGCCCGCACGCGCGACGGCTGGCAAGTCATGCCCGGCGGCTTTGCCCGCATCGGCAGCGGCGCAGATGCGGCCGCCATCGCCATGCAGGCTGGCGGTTCGGCTGCCGATGTGTGGATCGTCAGCGACAAGCCGGTAGAACGTACGACGCTGTTGCCGCCGGAGGAAAACTTCATCCGCACCATGCCCGGAAGCTTGCCGAGCCGGGCGGCCGACAACCTTTTCTGGCTCGGCCGCTACATCGAGCGGGCGGAAGGGGCGCTGCGCATCCTGCGTGCCTGGAATGGCCGCTTTGCCGAGACGGCAGACAGCGGCATGCCGCTGCTCAAGGATATCTCGACCTATCTCGCGGCCCTCGACATCGACACCAAGCAAGCGGTTCCCGACAGCCTGGTCGCCAATATCAACAGCGCGCTCTTCAGCGCCAGCAACATTCGCGACCGCTTCTCTGCCGATGGCTGGCTGGCACTCAATGACCTCGCCAAGACAGCGCGCAAGTTCCAGGCAACGGTGGAAGTCGGCGATGACGCGACCCACGCGATGACCGTTCTGCTGCGCAAGCTCGCAGGCTTTGCCGGTCTCGTGCACGAAAACATGTATCGCTTCACCGGCTGGCGGTTCCTGTCGATCGGCCGCTATCTGGAACGCGGATTGCACATGACCCGGCTTCTCGGCCACATGTCAGGCGAAGACGCGCCGGACGGAGCCTATGACATGTTGCTCGAAATCGGCGACAGCGTCATGACCCATCGTCGACGCTACAACGTCAACACTGCGTCCCTCACCGTGACGGACCTTTTGGCGCTCGATCCGCTCAATCCGCGCTCGGTGCTCTACCAGTTGAACGAGATCAAGACGGAAGTCGAGCAACTGCCCAATGCCTACGGTAACGGCCAGATGTCGTCCTTCTACCGCGAGGCTATGCGCCTGCATGCGGGGCTTGCCGTGATGACGGCGGACGGGATGAATGGGACGGTTTACAAGAAGCTGGAACAGGAGCTCGAACGCTTTTCCGATATTCTTGCCCGGACGTATCTCGGCTGA